From the genome of Perca flavescens isolate YP-PL-M2 chromosome 12, PFLA_1.0, whole genome shotgun sequence, one region includes:
- the chmp5a gene encoding charged multivesicular body protein 5 isoform X2, whose amino-acid sequence MKKMRDGPSKNMVKQKAMRVLKQKRMYEGQREQLAQQSFNMEQANYTIQTLKDTKTTVEAMKIGAKEMKKAYKDVKLDQIDDLQDQLEDMMEDANEVQEALSRSYCTPEIDEDDLEAELEALGDELLLDDDSSYLDEASAAPSIPEGIPSDSKTNKDGVLVDEFGLPQIPAS is encoded by the exons ATGAAGAAGATGAGAGATGGGCCCTCCAAG AACATGGTGAAACAGAAGGCGATGAGAGTCCTGAAGCAGAAGAGAAT GTATGAAGGTCAAAGAGAGCAACTGGCTCAACAGTCTTTTAACATGGAGCAGGCAAACTACACCATCCAGACATTAAAGGACACCAAAACAACC GTGGAGGCCATGAAGATCGGTGCAAAGGAAATGAAAAAGGCTTACAAGGACGTCAAACTTGATCAGATTGAC GATTTACAGGACCAACTGGAGGACATGATGGAGGACGCCAATGAGGTACAAGAGGCCCTGAGCCGCAGCTACTGCACTCCGGAGATAGATGAGGATGATCTTGAAGCAG AGCTGGAAGCACTGGGTGATGAGCTGCTGCTGGATGATGACAGCTCCTACCTGGATGAGGCCTCGGCTGCCCCCTCTATCCCTGAGGGAATCCCCAGTGACAGCAAGACAAACAAG GATGGCGTTTTGGTGGACGAGTTTGGCCTGCCACAGATTCCTGCCTCATAA
- the bag1 gene encoding BAG family molecular chaperone regulator 1 produces the protein MSDQTITVTVAYGSTKHSITVTGQDDGKGPIVKDLADALTQATGVPQTSQKLIFKGKSLKDVEESLSSYGIKEGCKLMMIGKRNSPEEEAELKKLKDIEKSVEQTAKKLEKVDGELTGLKNGFLAKDLQAEALGKLDHRVKIAAEQFMKILEQIDALSILDSFNDCKIKKKGLVKVVQDFLAQCDKIEACISDHLSKIQSKNLALAE, from the exons ATGTCAGATCAAACGATAACAGTGACAGTTGCATACG GATCAACTAAGCACAGCATCACGGTAACTGGCCAGGATGATGGCAAGGGCCCCATTGTCAAAGACCTCGCAGATGCTCTCACCCAAGCTACTGGAGTTCCTCAAACTTCACAGAAACTCATCTTTAAAG GGAAATCACTGAAGGACGTGGAGGAGAGTCTGTCCAGCTATGGAATAAAAGAAGGCTGCAAACTCATGATGATTGGAAAGCGG AACAGTCCTGAGGAGGAAGCTGAACTGAAGAAGCTGAAAGACATTGAAAAATCTGTGGAACAGACGGCTAAAAAGCTGGAGAAGGTAGACGGAGAGTTGACTGGACTCAAGAAT GGCTTCCTGGCCAAAGACCTTCAGGCAGAGGCGTTGGGTAAACTGGACCACAGAGTGAAAATAGCAGCTGAACAGTTCATGAAGATCCTGGAGCAGATAGATGCTTTG AGTATCCTAGACAGTTTCAATGACTGCAAAATTAAGAAAAAGGGACTTGTAAAGGTGGTGCAG GATTTCCTGGCCCAGTGTGACAAGATCGAGGCTTGTATATCAGACCACCTCTCAAAGATCCAGTCGAAAAATCTTGCCCTGGCGGAGTAG
- the myl12.2 gene encoding myosin, light chain 12, 2: MSSKRAKGKNTKKRPQRATSNVFAMFDQSQIQEFKEAFNMIDQNRDGFIDKEDLHDMLASLGKNPTDEYLETMMNEAPGPINFTMFLTMFGEKLNGTDPEDVIRNAFACFDEEGTGIIQEEYLRELLTTMGDRFTDEEVDELFREAPIDKKGNFNYVAFTRILKHGAKDKDD; the protein is encoded by the exons ATGTCGAGCAAACGGGCCAAGGGAAAGAACACCAAGAAGCGTCCTCAGCGTGCCACCTCCAATGTGTTTGCTATGTTTGACCAGTCTCAAATTCAGGAGTTCAAGGAGGCCTTCAACATGATCGACCAAAACAGGGATGGTTTTATTGACAAAGAAGACCTTCATGACATGCTGGCCTCATTAG GTAAGAACCCCACAGATGAGTACTTGGAGACGATGATGAACGAAGCGCCAGGCCCAATCAACTTTACAATGTTTCTGACCATGTTTGGAGAGAAGCTGAACGGCACAGATCCTGAGGATGTGATCCGTAACGCTTTTGCCTGCTTTGACGAGGAGGGTACAG GTATAATCCAGGAGGAGTACCTGCGGGAGCTGCTCACGACGATGGGTGACAGGTTCACGGATGAAGAAGTGGACGAGCTCTTCCGAGAGGCGCCCATTGACAAGAAAGGCAACTTCAACTATGTAGCATTCACACGCATACTAAAGCATGGCGCAAAGGACAAAGATGATTAG
- the chmp5a gene encoding charged multivesicular body protein 5 isoform X1 produces the protein MNRIFGRGKPKAPPANLSDCIGNVDARSESIEKKIGGLDAELVKYKDQMKKMRDGPSKNMVKQKAMRVLKQKRMYEGQREQLAQQSFNMEQANYTIQTLKDTKTTVEAMKIGAKEMKKAYKDVKLDQIDDLQDQLEDMMEDANEVQEALSRSYCTPEIDEDDLEAELEALGDELLLDDDSSYLDEASAAPSIPEGIPSDSKTNKDGVLVDEFGLPQIPAS, from the exons atgaacagaatattCGGACGCGGAAAGCCGAAAGCGCCTCCCGCGAATCTGTCGGACTGTATCGGCAAT gTGGATGCGAGATCAGAGTCCATAGAGAAGAAGATTGGCGGACTAGACGCTGAACTTGTCAAGTACAAGGATCAGATGAAGAAGATGAGAGATGGGCCCTCCAAG AACATGGTGAAACAGAAGGCGATGAGAGTCCTGAAGCAGAAGAGAAT GTATGAAGGTCAAAGAGAGCAACTGGCTCAACAGTCTTTTAACATGGAGCAGGCAAACTACACCATCCAGACATTAAAGGACACCAAAACAACC GTGGAGGCCATGAAGATCGGTGCAAAGGAAATGAAAAAGGCTTACAAGGACGTCAAACTTGATCAGATTGAC GATTTACAGGACCAACTGGAGGACATGATGGAGGACGCCAATGAGGTACAAGAGGCCCTGAGCCGCAGCTACTGCACTCCGGAGATAGATGAGGATGATCTTGAAGCAG AGCTGGAAGCACTGGGTGATGAGCTGCTGCTGGATGATGACAGCTCCTACCTGGATGAGGCCTCGGCTGCCCCCTCTATCCCTGAGGGAATCCCCAGTGACAGCAAGACAAACAAG GATGGCGTTTTGGTGGACGAGTTTGGCCTGCCACAGATTCCTGCCTCATAA